The genomic segment AGACTGGAGGTATACAATGCATTTGTATACGAATTAAGGTGGTACCACGGGTTCTCTCGTCCTTACATGATCACATGATAAGGCGAGAGTTTTTTATTACATAGAAAGTTCTTCCGAGTTTCCTATGTAATTAAAACCCTCCGCGCAAAGTGCACACTTACGCATATTGAATTTTGTCGGCTTTGTCGACTGCACTCGGCGCGAGAGTTTCGCATACGAAACTCTTTCTTGTGAAAAATATTAGGTAAAGGAGTTAGCTTTTCTATGAGAAATGTATATGATATTTTAAAAGAAAGAGGCTTTACTGAACAAGCAACACATGAAGAGGAAATAAGAGAATTGCTTGGTAAAGAATCCGTTACTTTCTATATTGGTTTTGACCCCACAGCAGACAGCCTTCATGTAGGCCATTTTGTTACAATTATGGCTATGTCTCATATGCAAAAAGCTGGTCACAGGCCTATTGCCCTTATAGGCGGTGGAACTGCTATGGTTGGGGATCCAACGGGTAAAACCGATATGCGTAAAATGATGACAGAAGAAACCATCGCTCATAATGCAGAATGTTTTAAAAAGCAGCTTTCGAGATTTATAGAATTTGGTGAAGATAAAGCTATTATGGTCAATAATGCAGATTGGCTTCTTAATCTGAATTATGTATCCTTTTTAAGAGAAATTGGGATTCATTTTTCTGTAAACAGAATGCTCACTTATGAAAGTTATAAAACCAGAATGGAAAAAGGCCTTTCTTTCTTAGAATTTAACTATACGCTTATGCAGTCCTATGATTTCCTGGAATTATACAGAAGGTATAATTGTAAGCTGCAGTTAGGAGGCAATGACCAATGGTCCAATATTCTAGGGGGAGTTGAACTCATCCGCAGAATTGGCCATGATGATGCTTACGGCATGACCTTTAGCCTTCTTACAACCAGTGAAGGCAAAAAGATGGGTAAAACTGAAAAAGGAGCCATTTGGCTTGATCCTGAAAAAACATCTCCTTACGATTTCTATCAATATTGGAGAAATGTTGCAGATGCTGATGTAAAAAAATGCCTCTCCCTTCTTACTTTCCTTCCTATGGACGAAGTAAACAGGTTAAGTGCTCTTGAAGGTGCTAAAATCAATGAAGCTAAAGAAGTCCTGGCTTATGAAGTTACCAAGA from the Defluviitalea raffinosedens genome contains:
- the tyrS gene encoding tyrosine--tRNA ligase, translating into MRNVYDILKERGFTEQATHEEEIRELLGKESVTFYIGFDPTADSLHVGHFVTIMAMSHMQKAGHRPIALIGGGTAMVGDPTGKTDMRKMMTEETIAHNAECFKKQLSRFIEFGEDKAIMVNNADWLLNLNYVSFLREIGIHFSVNRMLTYESYKTRMEKGLSFLEFNYTLMQSYDFLELYRRYNCKLQLGGNDQWSNILGGVELIRRIGHDDAYGMTFSLLTTSEGKKMGKTEKGAIWLDPEKTSPYDFYQYWRNVADADVKKCLSLLTFLPMDEVNRLSALEGAKINEAKEVLAYEVTKIVHGEEEAKKAQTAAKALFGGGAQGGSIPTTEISKDEFKDGMDLISLLQKTGLAPSRSEGRRLIQQGGIKVQDQKVTDLDYLVTEKDFSENALMIQKGKKVFHRVQLI